One window of Quercus robur chromosome 5, dhQueRobu3.1, whole genome shotgun sequence genomic DNA carries:
- the LOC126728792 gene encoding uncharacterized mitochondrial protein AtMg00810-like, with translation MADSSLFVFDFHQTIIYLLVYVDDIIITCNSSSQVSHLVTALSKAFELKDLGALSYFLGIQIVPSKFGLTLCQSKYASNVLHRFKMENSKPTKTPCCPNVRLTPFDGSVLPNPIEYRSMVGALQYLTFTCPDLAISVHQLFQFIHHPTTSHLEVAKRVLHYVRGTLHFGIHLTLGPLTFSAFFDADWAGDPTDRKIYYWNKQSTVSRSSIEAEYGALASIAAELAWLRTLFTELKLFLPQIPILWCDNNFAIALASNPVFHSRTKHIEVDYHYVRSCVLCSTLGIKFISGCDNFADIFTKPLPSPHFLVLHNKLLANTASSLRGDVKSKPRDKQSFDQMVQMPND, from the exons ATGGCAGATTCTTCCTTATTTGTGTTTGACTTTCATCAGACCATCATTTATCTACTtgtgtatgttgatgatattatcATCACATGCAATTCTTCTTCACAAGTCTCTCATCTTGTCACTGCTCTTAGTAAGGCTTTTGAGCTTAAAGATCTGGGTGCCCTCTCTTATTTCTTAGGCATTCAAATTGTGCCTTCCAAATTTGGTCTTACTTTGTGCCAGTCCAAGTATGCCTCTAATGTGCTTCATAGATTCAAGATGGAGAATTCTAAGCCTACGAAGACCCCCTGTTGTCCAAATGTGCGTCTTACTCCTTTTGATGGCTCTGTTTTGCCTAATCCCATTGAGTATAGAAGCATGGTGGGTGCTCTCCAGTACTTGACCTTCACATGTCCTGATTTGGCCATTAGTGTTCATCAACTTTTCCAGTTTATACATCATCCCACTACTTCTCATTTGGAGGTAGCCAAACGTGTTCTTCATTATGTGAGGGGTACTTTACACTTTGGGATTCATCTTACTCTTGGTCCACTTACCTTCTCTGCCTTCTTTGACGCAGATTGGGCTGGAGACCCTACTGACAGAAAAATCTACTACTGGAAT AAACAATCCACTGTTTCTCGTTCTTCCATAGAGGCAGAGTATGGTGCCCTGGCTTCCATAGCAGCAGAGTTAGCTTGGCTACGCACTCTGTTTACGGAACTTAAGCTTTTTCTTCCTCAAATTCCCATTCTATGGTGTGATAACAACTTTGCTATTGCTTTGGCCTCTAATCCAGTCTTTCATTCTAGAACCAAGCACATCGAGGTTGATTATCACTATGTGAGGAGTTGTGTTCTTTGTAGCACTTTGGGGATCAAATTCATTTCTGGCTGTGACAATTTTGctgacattttcacaaaaccttTGCCTAGCCCTCATTTTCTGGTTCTACATAACAAACTCTTGGCTAACACTGcctcgagtttgaggggggatgttaagAGTAAACCCAGGGACAAACAGAGTTTTGATCAAATGGTTCAAATGCCCAATGACTAG